One window of the Cotesia glomerata isolate CgM1 linkage group LG10, MPM_Cglom_v2.3, whole genome shotgun sequence genome contains the following:
- the LOC123273380 gene encoding trichohyalin-like has product MNLDNNPGNTKTSFLWALRKVDVIAELANHRVEVDPSATVAELRLILRDHLVRLRNAQGSRANSIADLVNDIDNAEIAGDKDTEQTTEPSVVITQETDPNQITPILRRPDRINQKTNSHTASDSSEEDSETEEAEELRRLEREVKERTAQIQEEKRRETELRRETEERLRAEFDKQERLRQRQERRSVREKQIAELREKLTSLSDRPSVRDESRENLTENPAELRARIEREIRAELELEYRRKNEKSRQEHSSSRTNQRDKRDIRDLVRKWGVTFDGGKGVQDFIERVDEMRLTYKMRNNQIVECIPILLKDKALLWYRNNKRDWQTWNEFTKDLTAFYIPPGVKIQIEEEIRNRTQGAKEPAKEYITKLQTLMRRYGQMSEVAKLERLYYNLRPEYKRYIKQTEFSTVNELIQLCDSYEQLVIQEAGYKPPKQQSVMPETAYNQQTKKHKSDRIEINEYNHLEDCWRCGSKGHIQAGCTNPRILMCRFCGTRGVSTYNCGCSGNDQRAGTRTTGRPEGETVPKEEMTKGQKINRSQSFAKPRGKGWTPRNRSRSQSVQRNPVQPGQQQYRPSRNQNPQQPQPQHQPQPPPQQQQQQQNQTLPHTDLTRK; this is encoded by the coding sequence ATGAATTTAGATAATAATCCGGGTAATACAAAGACCTCTTTCCTGTGGGCACTTAGAAAAGTAGATGTGATAGCCGAATTAGCGAATCATAGAGTCGAAGTCGATCCATCCGCGACTGTAGCCGAATTAAGATTAATATTGCGTGACCACCTCGTACGTTTGAGAAACGCGCAGGGCAGTAGAGCGAATAGTATCGCAGATTTAGTTAATGATATAGATAACGCGGAAATCGCGGGTGACAAAGACACAGAACAGACGACAGAACCGAGCGTAGTAATCACACAGGAAACCGATCCGAATCAAATCACACCGATTCTTAGAAGACCTGACCGTATTAATCAAAAGACAAACTCGCACACAGCATCTGATAGTTCCGAAGAGGACTCTGAGACAGAAGAAGCAGAAGAATTGCGTAGGTTAGAAAGAGAAGTAAAAGAGAGAACCGCGCAAATACAAGAAGAAAAGAGAAGAGAAACAGAATTGCGTCGAGAAACGGAAGAAAGATTGCGTGCAGAGTTTGATAAGCAAGAACGGTTGAGACAGAGACAAGAGCGACGGTCGGTAAGAGAGAAACAAATCGCAGAACTGAGAGAGAAACTAACAAGCCTCTCAGATAGACCAAGCGTGAGAGACGAATCGCGAGAAAATTTAACAGAAAATCCCGCCGAATTAAGAGCACGTATAGAAAGAGAAATTCGCGCAGAATTAGAATTAGAGTATAGgcgaaaaaacgaaaaaagtAGACAAGAACATAGTAGTAGCCGTACAAATCAACGCGATAAAAGAGATATCCGGGACTTAGTTAGAAAATGGGGAGTAACCTTTGATGGTGGTAAAGGCGTGCAAGACTTTATCGAACGAGTAGATGAAATGCGTTTAACTTATAAAATGAGAAATAATCAAATAGTAGAATGCATACCAATTCTGTTAAAAGATAAAGCCTTGCTCTGGTATCGCAACAATAAACGTGATTGGCAAACTTGGAATGAGTTCACCAAAGACTTGACCGCTTTTTACATACCACCAGGGGTTAAGATCCAGATAGAAGAAGAAATTAGAAATAGGACGCAGGGAGCAAAAGAACCGGCAAAAGAGTATATCACTAAGTTGCAAACTTTGATGAGGAGATACGGTCAAATGAGCGAAGTAGCAAAATTAGAACGTCTCTACTACAATCTTCGTCCCGAATATAAAAGATACATCAAGCAGACAGAATTTAGCACGGTAAACGAATTGATACAATTATGCGATAGTTACGAGCAGTTGGTTATTCAGGAGGCTGGGTATAAACCACCCAAACAACAGTCGGTAATGCCAGAAACAGCCTATAACCAACAAACGAAGAAACACAAGAGCGATCGCATTGAAATCAATGAGTATAATCACCTAGAGGACTGCTGGAGGTGTGGAAGCAAAGGGCATATCCAAGCGGGATGTACAAATCCACGCATACTTATGTGTCGATTCTGTGGGACACGAGGAGTAAGCACTTATAACTGTGGCTGTTCGGGAAACGACCAGAGGGCCGGCACGAGAACCACGGGTCGGCCCGAAGGAGAAACGGTGCCCAAAGAAGAGATGACCAAGGGTCAAAAGATCAACAGAAGCCAGTCATTCGCGAAACCGAGAGGGAAAGGATGGACACCAAGAAATCGAAGCCGGAGCCAGTCAGTGCAACGAAATCCAGTGCAACCGGGCCAACAACAATATCGACCGAGTCGAAATCAAAATCCACAACAGCCTCAGCCTCAACATCAGCCTCAACCTCCACCccaacagcaacagcagcaaCAGAACCAAACGTTGCCGCATACCGATTTAACGCGCAAGTAA